From Candoia aspera isolate rCanAsp1 chromosome 4, rCanAsp1.hap2, whole genome shotgun sequence, a single genomic window includes:
- the CMTM7 gene encoding CKLF-like MARVEL transmembrane domain-containing protein 7 — MLHGTRVIRTEASSWGAHSSSAPPPVPHGLLDRGYAGSCSAMLKVAQMLLLLVGFICIRSSQWTNHSAYSYFEIVCICDLIMIFIFYMIYVFRAYRMLTCISWPLAEFLHYLIGTILLLIASIVAAAKSSNSAGLVAGAVFGFLATFMCLLSIWLSYKVSCNTQSADAAV, encoded by the exons ATGCTCCACGGAACGCGGGTCATCCGCACCGAAGCCAGCAGTTGGGGCGCTCACAGCTCTTCTGCTCCGCCGCCCGTTCCCCATGGGCTACTCGACAGAGGATACGCGGGCTCTTGCTCAGCCATGCTGAAAGTGGCCCAAATG TTACTGCTGCTGGTTGGATTCATTTGCATAAGATCTTCACAATGGACAAACCACAGTGCTTACAGCTACTTTGAAATTGTCTGCATATGTGACTTAATTATGATTTTCATCTTTTACATGATCTACGTCTTTAGAGCTTATCGAATGCTGACTTGCATCAGCTGGCCACTTGCA GAGTTTCTCCATTACCTAATAGGTACTATTCTGCTTCTGATTGCGTCCATTGTGGCAGCTGCAAAAAGCTCCAATTCAGCAGGACTGGTGGCTGGAGCG gtctTTGGTTTCTTGGCTACATTTATGTGCCTCCTAAGCATATGGCTCTCTTACAAAGTCTCTTGTAACACTCAGTCGGCAG ATGCTGCAGTGTGA